A genomic stretch from Sphingomonas faeni includes:
- a CDS encoding TonB-dependent receptor — protein MFKSILASGAALVAMSAAIAAPAYAQTADPVASSEVDPREANGSAAGPDDAKGDIIVTGSTRAQRRFDASYAINVVSQADIEKIAPVNFADLIGQLPGFQTEITGGEVQNIYRIRGLPNDGGFVSFQQDGLPLFHENDGVFFRGDAILKPDLMTERVEVVRGGPAPVYASYSGAIINAIEVTGRDDVRGKAQVTIGDTGLYRADIVQSGPLGGKTYYAVGGFVRYHDGYRDNGFPNDKGGQFRANVKHDLDNGSLRLSVNYVNDHNVFYLPIPTADPRNPAVSLDRYIDYFSGTMNSPALRNVNLRYRDGAGVVQNQASDLADGRHMRMINIGTQYDADFDGWLVSAKAGFTMGKLDFNAFYSTTNPVDPNAFASGYRARATTAFGPVASFGYVLAGTNTVYDPYAASGLVVQGQYRDVQSKFYSNQVNLSVAKKFETGFGSHDLKLGVYGSLYGEDSRTIYQNYLIEVAGKPRTLDLIAYNAAGTRIGSVTDNGVLNYAATLTGGNSDAKMIAVFANDTWEILPGLRFDAGIRHERYSYKGFALLTGQANLGDPRTLADDTTRAFTGNTINQTGKPHVTNWTAGANYDFNRHIGIYGRASHLETPPSVQTVMSINPTILTTIADQYEAGLKLAAGRSYLYVTGFYTNFDPLNASFLAFDPSTGRNDVNIPFIGEAQVKGIEFDGSLALTSWFSLNGALTISDPKYKNFQSSTGADPVQAEGKQIVRQPKVYGNIRPSFDFDIGDNAVSVYGRYTYMGKRFVDLYNNTALPAYGTTGAGVTLRHGTWQVQVVGDNLFNAHGLTEGNTRTDQLSGQGSSEAIYGRPIFGRNVRLVVGKSW, from the coding sequence ATGTTCAAATCCATTCTCGCAAGCGGTGCTGCTCTCGTCGCAATGAGCGCGGCAATCGCTGCGCCTGCGTATGCTCAGACCGCCGATCCTGTCGCGTCATCCGAAGTCGATCCGAGGGAGGCCAATGGTTCGGCCGCGGGTCCCGACGACGCCAAAGGCGACATCATCGTCACGGGTTCGACGCGCGCGCAGCGCCGCTTCGACGCGTCCTATGCGATCAACGTCGTGTCGCAGGCCGACATCGAGAAGATCGCCCCGGTCAACTTCGCCGACCTGATCGGCCAGCTCCCCGGCTTCCAGACCGAGATCACCGGCGGCGAAGTCCAGAACATCTACCGTATCCGCGGCCTGCCGAACGACGGAGGCTTCGTCAGTTTCCAGCAGGATGGCCTGCCGCTGTTCCATGAGAATGACGGCGTGTTCTTCCGCGGCGACGCGATCCTGAAGCCCGACCTTATGACCGAGCGGGTCGAAGTCGTCCGCGGCGGCCCCGCCCCCGTCTATGCCAGCTATTCGGGCGCGATCATCAACGCGATCGAGGTTACGGGACGTGACGACGTGCGCGGCAAGGCGCAGGTGACGATCGGCGACACCGGCCTTTATCGCGCAGACATCGTCCAGTCCGGTCCCCTCGGCGGGAAGACCTATTACGCAGTCGGTGGCTTCGTGCGCTATCACGACGGTTACCGCGACAACGGCTTCCCCAACGACAAGGGCGGGCAGTTCCGCGCCAACGTCAAGCATGACCTCGACAACGGCTCGCTCCGGCTCAGCGTCAACTACGTCAACGATCACAACGTGTTCTATTTGCCGATCCCGACAGCAGACCCGCGCAATCCGGCCGTCTCGCTCGATCGCTACATCGATTATTTCTCGGGCACGATGAACTCGCCGGCGCTGCGCAACGTCAACCTGCGCTACCGCGACGGAGCAGGCGTAGTCCAGAACCAGGCGAGCGACCTTGCCGACGGTCGCCACATGCGGATGATCAACATCGGCACGCAATATGATGCCGATTTCGACGGCTGGCTGGTCTCCGCCAAGGCCGGCTTCACGATGGGCAAGCTCGATTTCAACGCTTTCTATTCGACCACCAACCCGGTCGATCCGAACGCCTTTGCGAGTGGCTATCGCGCCCGCGCGACTACCGCGTTCGGTCCGGTCGCGTCGTTCGGCTATGTGCTCGCCGGCACCAACACCGTCTACGACCCCTACGCCGCTTCCGGCCTAGTCGTGCAGGGCCAGTACCGCGACGTCCAGTCGAAATTCTATTCGAACCAGGTCAATCTGTCGGTCGCCAAGAAGTTCGAGACGGGCTTCGGCAGCCACGATCTGAAGCTCGGCGTCTATGGCAGCCTCTACGGCGAAGACAGCCGGACGATCTACCAGAATTACCTGATCGAGGTTGCGGGCAAGCCCCGGACGCTCGATTTGATCGCGTATAACGCCGCCGGAACGCGGATCGGTAGTGTCACCGACAACGGCGTGCTGAACTATGCCGCGACGCTGACCGGCGGCAATTCCGATGCGAAGATGATCGCGGTGTTCGCCAACGACACGTGGGAAATCCTGCCGGGCCTTCGGTTCGACGCGGGCATCCGCCACGAGCGCTACAGTTACAAGGGCTTTGCCTTGCTGACGGGCCAAGCCAATCTCGGCGACCCGAGGACGCTGGCCGACGACACCACGCGCGCCTTCACCGGCAACACCATCAACCAGACGGGCAAGCCGCACGTCACCAACTGGACCGCGGGGGCCAACTACGACTTCAACCGGCATATCGGCATCTACGGTCGTGCCTCGCATCTCGAGACGCCACCAAGTGTGCAGACGGTGATGAGCATCAACCCGACCATCCTGACCACGATCGCGGATCAGTACGAGGCCGGGCTGAAGCTAGCAGCAGGCCGTTCGTACCTGTACGTCACGGGCTTCTATACCAATTTCGACCCGCTCAATGCCTCGTTCCTGGCGTTCGACCCGAGCACGGGGCGCAACGACGTCAACATCCCGTTTATCGGCGAAGCGCAGGTCAAGGGTATCGAGTTCGACGGGTCGCTGGCGTTGACCTCCTGGTTCTCGCTCAACGGCGCGCTGACGATCAGCGATCCCAAATACAAGAACTTCCAGAGCTCGACCGGTGCCGATCCGGTCCAGGCCGAGGGCAAGCAGATCGTTCGCCAGCCCAAGGTCTACGGTAACATCCGCCCGAGCTTTGACTTCGATATCGGCGACAATGCCGTCTCGGTCTATGGTCGCTACACGTATATGGGGAAGCGCTTCGTCGACCTCTACAACAACACTGCGCTACCGGCGTACGGCACGACCGGCGCCGGCGTGACGCTGCGGCATGGCACGTGGCAGGTGCAGGTCGTCGGCGACAATCTGTTCAACGCGCACGGCCTGACCGAAGGCAATACGCGTACCGACCAGCTGAGCGGCCAGGGCAGTTCCGAAGCGATCTACGGCCGTCCGATCTTCGGTCGCAACGTCCGTCTGGTGGTGGGCAAATCCTGGTGA
- a CDS encoding tryptophan halogenase family protein: MVEQRVKKVVIAGGGTAGWLTAAALSRQLGQLLDITLVESEEIGTIGVGEATIPTMRSFHAILGLDEREFMRATQATFKLGISFENWARDGDRYIHSFGDIGKSTWMGDFHHFWLAAKAAGDTSEIGDYCLELQAAKEERFAIPSEGTINYAYHLDAGLYARFLRARSEANGLKRIEGRIASVDRDGETGFIRSLVLDSGECVEGDLFIDCTGFRGLLIEGTYAAGYEDWSQWLPTNSALAVQTASTGPAHPYTRAIAHDAGWRWRIPLQHRVGNGLVYANEHLSDDEAHSRLLGSIGGEPLTEPRLIRFRTGRRRQVWMGNCVALSLASGFVEPLESTSIHLVMTGVTRLMQTFPFGGIAPSVVSRFNDQAQAELERVRDFIILHYHLNERPEPFWAARRDMPIPDTLVERIALFVEGAQAYQGGEDLFRVASWVQVMLGQRLMPRDHHRLGSIMSGPQLASVLTNIRSTITNTVAGMPTHQQFLDRYFAAPAKAASGTR, encoded by the coding sequence ATGGTCGAGCAGCGCGTCAAGAAAGTGGTTATCGCCGGCGGTGGCACCGCAGGCTGGCTCACCGCCGCCGCCCTGTCGCGGCAATTGGGACAACTGCTCGACATCACGCTGGTCGAGTCCGAGGAGATCGGCACTATCGGCGTCGGCGAAGCGACGATCCCAACGATGCGGTCCTTCCACGCGATCCTGGGACTGGACGAGCGCGAGTTCATGCGCGCGACGCAAGCGACGTTCAAGCTGGGCATTTCGTTCGAAAACTGGGCACGCGACGGCGATCGCTACATCCATTCGTTCGGCGACATCGGCAAGTCGACCTGGATGGGCGACTTCCACCATTTCTGGCTCGCCGCCAAAGCCGCCGGCGATACGAGCGAGATCGGCGACTATTGCCTGGAGCTTCAGGCGGCCAAGGAAGAGCGGTTCGCGATCCCTTCCGAGGGCACGATCAACTATGCCTATCACCTCGATGCCGGCCTTTACGCCCGGTTCCTGCGCGCGCGCAGCGAGGCGAACGGGCTTAAACGGATCGAGGGACGGATCGCCAGCGTCGACCGCGACGGCGAAACCGGCTTCATCCGCTCCCTCGTCCTCGACTCCGGCGAGTGCGTCGAAGGCGACCTGTTCATCGATTGCACCGGTTTTCGCGGACTGTTGATCGAGGGCACCTATGCCGCCGGTTATGAGGACTGGTCGCAGTGGCTGCCGACCAACAGCGCCTTGGCCGTGCAGACTGCTTCGACCGGTCCGGCGCATCCGTATACGCGCGCGATCGCGCATGACGCGGGATGGCGCTGGCGCATTCCGCTGCAGCACCGCGTCGGCAACGGGCTGGTTTATGCCAACGAGCATCTATCCGACGACGAGGCGCATTCCCGACTGCTCGGGTCGATCGGCGGCGAGCCGCTCACCGAGCCAAGGTTGATCCGCTTTCGCACCGGTCGCCGGCGGCAGGTGTGGATGGGCAATTGCGTCGCGCTCAGCCTCGCCAGCGGGTTCGTGGAGCCGCTCGAATCAACCAGCATCCATCTCGTCATGACCGGCGTCACGCGGCTGATGCAGACCTTTCCGTTCGGCGGCATCGCGCCGTCAGTGGTCAGCCGGTTCAACGATCAGGCGCAGGCGGAACTGGAGCGGGTGCGCGACTTCATCATCCTTCATTATCACCTCAACGAACGTCCCGAGCCGTTCTGGGCGGCGCGCCGAGACATGCCCATCCCCGACACCCTGGTCGAGCGTATCGCGTTGTTCGTCGAAGGCGCGCAGGCGTATCAGGGCGGCGAGGACTTGTTCCGTGTTGCCAGCTGGGTGCAGGTGATGCTCGGCCAGCGTCTCATGCCACGCGATCACCACCGCCTCGGCAGCATCATGAGTGGCCCGCAGCTGGCCAGCGTGTTGACCAACATCCGCAGCACGATCACGAACACTGTCGCGGGCATGCCGACGCACCAACAGTTCCTGGATCGCTACTTTGCGGCACCGGCTAAAGCCGCGTCCGGGACCCGATAG
- a CDS encoding cupin-like domain-containing protein — translation MADLIADGRPVILRGIARDLPLVAAGLEGAESAMTWLKQFDGGRPVTAYLGDPTISGRFGYSDDCTGLNFKRESGSLSGYLDQLLASLDDSDAPAIYIGSTDIDLYLPGLRAQAALPFGDAQLVENPPLVSIWIGNRTVASTHYDMSNNLACCMVGRRRFTLFPPEQVANLYPGPLEPTPGGQVVSMVNLGAPDLDRYPRYAEALAHAEVAELEPGDVLLYPALWWHNVEALDAFNVMINYWWNAVPRFVDTPMNTLLHGVLSLRDRPEHEKQAWRAMFDYYIFGPAEQAGAHLPEHARGELAPLDAMSARRLRAKILQRINR, via the coding sequence GTGGCGGATCTGATCGCCGACGGCCGCCCGGTGATTCTACGCGGGATCGCGCGCGACCTGCCGCTGGTCGCTGCCGGGCTGGAAGGCGCGGAGTCGGCAATGACGTGGCTCAAGCAGTTCGATGGCGGTCGTCCGGTCACGGCGTATCTGGGCGATCCGACGATCAGTGGCCGCTTCGGCTATTCGGACGATTGCACTGGGCTAAACTTCAAGCGGGAGAGCGGTTCGCTTTCCGGCTATCTCGATCAGCTACTCGCCAGCCTCGACGATTCGGATGCGCCCGCCATCTATATCGGCTCGACCGACATCGATCTGTATCTGCCTGGCCTTCGTGCGCAGGCGGCGTTGCCGTTCGGCGATGCGCAACTCGTAGAGAACCCGCCGCTGGTCAGTATCTGGATCGGCAATCGCACCGTCGCCTCGACGCATTACGACATGTCGAACAACTTGGCGTGCTGCATGGTCGGCCGGCGGCGCTTCACGCTTTTCCCGCCCGAACAGGTCGCCAATCTCTACCCCGGGCCGCTGGAGCCAACGCCTGGCGGGCAAGTGGTGAGCATGGTCAACCTCGGCGCACCCGATCTCGACCGTTACCCGCGCTATGCCGAGGCCTTGGCGCACGCAGAGGTTGCCGAGCTCGAACCCGGTGACGTGCTGCTCTACCCTGCCCTGTGGTGGCACAATGTCGAGGCGCTGGACGCCTTCAACGTGATGATCAACTATTGGTGGAACGCGGTGCCGCGGTTCGTGGATACACCGATGAACACGCTGCTCCACGGCGTTTTGTCGCTGCGTGACCGGCCCGAGCACGAGAAGCAGGCGTGGCGCGCGATGTTCGACTATTACATCTTCGGCCCAGCGGAGCAGGCTGGTGCGCACCTGCCCGAGCACGCACGTGGCGAACTCGCGCCATTGGACGCGATGTCGGCGCGCCGGTTGCGCGCCAAAATCCTCCAGCGCATCAACCGATAG
- a CDS encoding SapC family protein: MNPVQINNVDHADLRVSPRAGAAFGDAANQALIFPAEFEDIQREFAIIFRHRENGLQAYALLGLDRDENLFLSDDYWTSRYVPASHQRGPFSIGMARAADHEIGEPMLHVDFDDTRVGDTAGLPLFLEHGGNTPYLDHITGVLRLLYEGIETAPAAYAALDEAALLTPVTLTVDVSEERRYTVPDVLVVDIEQLAALTGEPLERLHKSGVLRLAILAAASLGNVQQLIARKQTLLSQVG, from the coding sequence ATGAACCCCGTACAGATCAATAATGTCGACCACGCCGATTTGCGCGTCAGCCCGCGCGCCGGCGCCGCATTCGGTGACGCCGCCAACCAGGCGCTGATCTTCCCCGCCGAGTTTGAGGACATCCAACGCGAATTTGCCATTATATTTCGCCACCGCGAAAACGGCCTACAAGCCTATGCACTTTTAGGACTGGACCGCGACGAGAACCTATTTCTCTCCGACGACTATTGGACGAGCCGCTATGTGCCGGCCAGTCACCAACGTGGCCCCTTCTCGATCGGGATGGCCCGAGCTGCCGATCACGAAATTGGCGAGCCTATGCTGCATGTCGATTTCGACGACACACGGGTGGGTGATACTGCGGGCCTACCATTATTCCTCGAACATGGCGGTAATACGCCGTACCTCGACCATATTACCGGCGTGCTGCGCCTGCTGTACGAGGGGATCGAAACCGCGCCGGCAGCCTATGCGGCGCTCGATGAGGCTGCGCTTCTCACGCCGGTAACACTCACCGTCGATGTCAGCGAAGAGCGTCGCTATACCGTACCCGACGTACTGGTCGTGGACATCGAGCAACTCGCCGCCCTGACGGGGGAACCGCTAGAACGGCTGCATAAATCGGGCGTGCTACGTCTTGCTATCCTCGCCGCAGCATCGCTCGGCAATGTCCAGCAGTTGATCGCCCGCAAGCAAACGCTGTTGAGCCAGGTCGGTTGA
- a CDS encoding TonB-dependent receptor gives MKFPRALAYSVSTIAVVACFATTATAQTATTPAVTGTQTTTVQQTAPGTAPVADSLSAGPGSPDGPTDEIVVTGIRASLGRAIDIKRNSAGVVDAISAEDIGKFPDTNLAESLQRITGVSITRANGEGSQVAVRGFSGGFNLVTLNGRQLASTSIDTSTGNAFAVGTGRSFDFQNLASEGVATLEVYKTGRSNIPSGGIGAAINVVTRRPLDAREDGFSGSIGAKALYDSSVEKAEANLKKVTPELSGLINWKNPSETFGINLFGSYQLRESASVQSNPNYWNIVTLDSFLNTTTYISPTTNITNRPTTPYVQIPNDSRYQFSENRRERLNGQANIQFKPTDRLEITVDGLYARNKLSDERSEQTNWFQRPFSDITFDDNKQMQSAIILAEAKQADKGYEQQRFATKTELYSVGGNLKWNFTDALSLKLDANHSKSTTDPDNANGTSATTISIGAPVRATHKVDFSNGFPQQSETLNDCNATNGGRGGNCNNLLDVGDLGTQIAREIFSKQESKVNQYNAELGWDLGNQSRFVVGGNFVDAQIHSTSSNTQQLLGDWGITDTGIVERLAGDLVSTYCMTCKFDKYNPNSTGSALVAFRADAVDLLDIFSPYYQNVPGRGRIVQGSSDNRVGEKTWAIYGQMAWHGDIGGRSANALIGARYEQTRVNSLALQTIPSALEWQSDNDFAILGGAAGGAVSVKSKYDNLLPSLDFNIEVVDNVVARTSFSRTLARADYGSLFASVTANAPTRPTALGSGSAPANRQNPGLLPLVSDNFDVSVEWYYKPTSFVSAGFFNKNVRNFVGNQVSNGNLFGLRDPGSGAAGSRSGTALDYLRTNNIATTDENLFAYTALLQQSGGNRAAATAAFQNGFDATTGTFRGTFYTDLALAVNLVGDAADPLVNFAISEPINNREANIHGFEVAWTNFFGQTGFGFAVSYTKVSGDVNVDPYADPNVNIFALTGLGDSANLTAIYDKNGISARVSYNWRDKYLAATNQGDNRNPLFTAAFGTLDGSISYDVTPAFSVSLEAVNLTSEPFRQYARTETNLVYVQELKPRFYLGARYRF, from the coding sequence ATGAAATTTCCGCGCGCGCTCGCGTATTCGGTTTCGACTATCGCCGTAGTGGCATGCTTTGCGACGACGGCCACCGCGCAGACGGCCACTACTCCGGCTGTCACAGGCACTCAGACCACCACCGTACAGCAGACGGCACCCGGCACGGCTCCAGTCGCCGACAGCCTCAGTGCTGGCCCAGGTAGCCCAGACGGTCCGACCGACGAAATCGTCGTTACCGGCATCCGCGCCAGCCTTGGCCGCGCGATCGACATCAAGCGTAATTCCGCAGGCGTCGTCGACGCCATCTCGGCCGAAGATATCGGCAAGTTCCCCGACACCAACCTCGCGGAGTCGCTACAGCGGATCACCGGCGTGTCGATCACCCGCGCCAACGGCGAAGGCTCGCAGGTCGCGGTCCGCGGTTTCAGCGGCGGCTTCAACCTCGTAACGCTGAACGGTCGCCAGCTCGCGTCGACCAGCATCGATACCAGCACCGGCAACGCTTTCGCGGTAGGTACCGGCCGCTCGTTCGACTTCCAGAATCTGGCGTCCGAAGGCGTCGCCACGCTGGAGGTCTACAAGACCGGCCGTTCCAACATCCCGTCGGGCGGCATCGGCGCGGCGATCAACGTCGTCACCCGCCGGCCGCTGGACGCCCGCGAGGACGGGTTCTCCGGTTCGATCGGCGCAAAGGCGCTTTACGACAGCTCGGTCGAGAAGGCAGAGGCCAACCTCAAGAAGGTCACCCCTGAGCTTTCCGGCCTGATCAACTGGAAAAACCCTTCCGAAACCTTCGGCATCAATCTGTTCGGCAGCTATCAGCTTCGTGAATCGGCATCGGTCCAGTCCAATCCGAACTATTGGAACATCGTTACGCTGGACAGTTTCCTGAATACCACGACGTACATCAGCCCGACGACGAACATCACGAACCGTCCGACTACGCCGTATGTTCAGATCCCGAACGACAGCCGCTACCAGTTCTCCGAAAACCGTCGCGAGCGCCTTAACGGCCAGGCGAACATCCAGTTCAAGCCAACGGACCGGCTGGAGATCACCGTCGACGGCCTGTACGCCCGCAACAAGCTGAGCGACGAGCGCAGCGAGCAGACCAACTGGTTCCAGCGGCCGTTCAGCGACATCACGTTCGACGACAACAAGCAGATGCAGTCCGCCATCATCCTTGCCGAGGCCAAGCAGGCGGACAAGGGTTACGAGCAGCAGCGGTTCGCCACCAAAACCGAGCTCTATTCGGTCGGCGGCAATCTGAAGTGGAACTTCACCGACGCGCTGTCACTGAAGCTCGACGCGAACCACTCCAAGTCGACCACCGATCCGGACAATGCGAACGGAACCTCGGCAACGACGATCTCGATCGGCGCACCGGTGCGTGCGACCCACAAGGTCGATTTCTCCAACGGCTTCCCGCAGCAGTCGGAAACGCTCAACGATTGCAACGCGACCAACGGTGGCCGCGGCGGTAATTGCAACAATCTGCTCGACGTCGGCGATCTCGGCACACAGATCGCGCGCGAGATTTTCTCCAAGCAGGAGTCGAAGGTCAACCAGTACAACGCTGAATTGGGCTGGGATCTGGGCAACCAGAGCCGTTTCGTGGTCGGCGGCAACTTTGTGGACGCTCAGATCCACTCGACGAGTTCCAACACGCAGCAGCTTCTGGGTGACTGGGGCATCACGGACACCGGCATCGTCGAACGGCTCGCGGGCGACCTCGTCAGTACCTATTGCATGACGTGCAAGTTCGATAAGTATAATCCGAACTCGACCGGGTCGGCGTTGGTTGCCTTCCGCGCGGATGCGGTCGACCTGCTCGATATCTTCTCGCCATATTACCAGAACGTGCCTGGGCGCGGCCGCATTGTGCAGGGCTCGTCGGACAACAGGGTCGGCGAGAAGACCTGGGCGATCTATGGTCAGATGGCCTGGCACGGCGACATCGGCGGACGCAGCGCGAATGCCCTGATCGGTGCCCGCTACGAGCAGACCCGGGTCAATTCGCTTGCGCTCCAGACGATCCCGTCGGCGCTGGAGTGGCAGTCGGACAACGACTTTGCGATCCTCGGCGGCGCGGCCGGTGGCGCAGTCAGCGTCAAGTCGAAGTATGACAACCTGCTGCCATCGCTCGACTTCAACATCGAGGTGGTCGACAATGTCGTAGCACGTACCTCGTTCAGCCGGACTCTGGCCCGTGCCGATTATGGCAGCCTGTTCGCGTCCGTGACGGCCAACGCGCCGACCCGCCCAACCGCGCTTGGATCTGGATCGGCTCCCGCAAACCGGCAGAACCCGGGGCTGTTGCCGCTGGTTTCGGACAATTTCGATGTGTCGGTCGAGTGGTACTACAAGCCGACGAGCTTCGTCTCGGCTGGCTTCTTCAACAAGAACGTGCGCAACTTCGTCGGCAACCAGGTCAGCAACGGCAACCTGTTCGGGTTGCGCGATCCGGGTTCGGGCGCGGCGGGGTCGCGGTCCGGCACTGCGCTGGATTATCTCCGGACGAACAATATCGCCACGACTGACGAAAACCTGTTCGCCTACACCGCGCTGTTGCAGCAGAGTGGCGGCAATCGGGCGGCAGCGACGGCAGCCTTCCAGAATGGCTTCGATGCCACGACGGGTACGTTCCGCGGTACGTTCTACACCGACCTTGCCCTCGCGGTTAACCTCGTTGGCGATGCTGCCGATCCGCTCGTCAACTTCGCGATCAGCGAGCCGATCAACAACCGCGAGGCGAACATCCACGGCTTCGAAGTCGCCTGGACCAACTTCTTCGGTCAGACCGGCTTCGGCTTCGCGGTTTCGTACACGAAGGTCAGCGGCGACGTGAATGTCGATCCGTATGCCGATCCGAACGTCAACATCTTCGCGCTTACCGGGCTTGGCGACAGCGCCAACCTGACGGCGATCTACGACAAGAACGGTATCTCGGCACGCGTCTCGTACAACTGGCGTGACAAGTATCTTGCCGCGACCAACCAGGGCGACAACCGCAATCCGCTGTTCACGGCGGCGTTCGGTACGCTGGACGGCAGCATAAGCTACGACGTCACGCCCGCCTTCTCGGTGTCGCTCGAGGCGGTGAATTTGACCAGCGAACCGTTCCGTCAATATGCGCGGACCGAGACAAACCTGGTCTACGTCCAGGAGCTCAAGCCACGCTTCTATCTCGGCGCGCGCTACCGCTTCTGA
- the asd gene encoding archaetidylserine decarboxylase (Phosphatidylserine decarboxylase is synthesized as a single chain precursor. Generation of the pyruvoyl active site from a Ser is coupled to cleavage of a Gly-Ser bond between the larger (beta) and smaller (alpha chains). It is an integral membrane protein.), whose protein sequence is MSDRLTVLLQHVLPKQRLTRFAGRIASAERGAMTTRLIRWFVGRYAVDMSEAANADIASYKSFNDFFTRPLRPDARPIATGDFVCPVDGAISQFGAIDDHHMVQAKGHRFTTTELVGGDATLAAHFRHGCFANLYLSPSDYHRLHMPCDGKLTRMIYVPGTLFSVNPVTARGVPNLFARNERVVCVFESADHGPFVMVLVGATIVGSMATVWHGVVNPKRTGKISEWTYTDQDVRLKKGEEMGRFLLGSTIVMMFGHGTIMFNEEWAPERKVRLGELMGNRTA, encoded by the coding sequence ATGTCCGATCGCCTGACAGTCCTGCTCCAGCACGTGCTGCCCAAGCAGCGCCTGACCCGTTTTGCCGGTCGGATCGCCAGCGCCGAGCGTGGCGCGATGACCACCCGGCTGATCCGCTGGTTCGTCGGTCGATACGCCGTCGACATGAGCGAAGCCGCAAATGCGGACATCGCCAGCTACAAGAGCTTCAACGACTTCTTCACCCGCCCCCTTAGACCCGACGCCCGTCCGATCGCGACCGGTGATTTCGTCTGTCCGGTCGACGGCGCGATCAGCCAGTTCGGTGCGATCGACGATCATCACATGGTGCAGGCGAAGGGACATCGGTTCACCACGACGGAGTTGGTCGGCGGCGACGCCACGCTGGCCGCTCACTTCCGCCACGGCTGCTTCGCCAACCTGTATCTGTCCCCAAGCGATTACCACCGCCTGCACATGCCCTGCGACGGCAAGCTCACGCGCATGATCTACGTTCCCGGCACGCTGTTCTCGGTGAACCCGGTGACGGCGCGCGGCGTGCCGAACCTGTTCGCGCGCAACGAACGGGTGGTTTGCGTCTTTGAATCGGCGGACCATGGCCCGTTCGTCATGGTGCTCGTCGGCGCAACCATTGTCGGGAGCATGGCGACCGTATGGCACGGCGTGGTCAACCCGAAGCGCACCGGCAAGATCTCCGAATGGACCTACACCGATCAGGACGTTCGGTTGAAGAAGGGCGAGGAAATGGGCCGTTTCCTGCTCGGCTCGACGATCGTGATGATGTTCGGACACGGAACCATCATGTTCAACGAAGAATGGGCGCCGGAACGTAAGGTGCGCTTGGGCGAACTGATGGGCAACCGAACGGCCTGA
- a CDS encoding NAD(P)H-dependent oxidoreductase: protein MVGEQATTRGRHAVILCHPDPSSFNHALAGAYCNAVRAAGQEVVLRDLYAIGFDPVLKAAERPTNVAAVYGPDVITEVDAIAGCDVFVLIYPIWFGTPPAMLKGYVERVFGAGVQPEAMQDRARTDLLGGKRLVSFSTSAASKVWLDEQGQGQGLNSVFDQYLVHAFGMRSQEHRRFAHIVPGLSTRFADQYLREVAVQAQRTCAQIAFGDEALLADPALVARMGN, encoded by the coding sequence ATGGTGGGCGAGCAAGCTACGACACGAGGGCGCCATGCGGTGATCCTGTGCCATCCCGATCCGTCGAGCTTCAATCATGCGCTTGCCGGGGCCTATTGCAATGCCGTCCGTGCAGCGGGGCAGGAGGTCGTGCTGCGCGACCTGTATGCGATCGGGTTCGATCCCGTGCTGAAGGCGGCGGAGCGGCCAACCAACGTCGCTGCGGTATATGGGCCCGACGTCATCACCGAGGTGGATGCGATCGCAGGGTGCGACGTGTTCGTGTTGATCTACCCGATCTGGTTCGGGACGCCGCCGGCGATGCTCAAAGGCTATGTCGAACGCGTGTTCGGCGCGGGCGTGCAGCCCGAGGCGATGCAGGACCGCGCGCGGACCGACCTGCTCGGCGGCAAGCGGCTGGTGAGTTTCTCGACCTCCGCAGCCAGCAAGGTCTGGCTCGACGAGCAGGGCCAGGGGCAGGGGCTGAACAGCGTGTTCGACCAGTATCTGGTGCACGCGTTCGGGATGCGATCGCAGGAGCATCGTCGGTTCGCGCATATCGTGCCGGGGCTGAGCACGCGCTTTGCCGACCAGTATCTACGCGAGGTTGCGGTCCAGGCGCAGCGGACGTGTGCGCAGATCGCGTTCGGGGACGAGGCGCTGCTGGCGGACCCCGCTCTTGTCGCCCGGATGGGGAATTGA